GTCGAGCAGAGGGTGGCAGTTAGAGCATTGGGACACTTGGCTACATATGCCAGCACTTTTCCTGCCATAGCAAGCAATGGTGAAATTCTTGAGCTCTCCATTCAATTGGCAATGAGTTCCCTGGAAATAGTTTATTCACACTTCTACCAATATGTCGATAGAAGGCTTAGTTATCATTGTGATCTGCTTACACGCGGTATGGGTGGTGTTGAAATGGAGTCCAGGAAGGCCGAGGAATGGGCTAGTCAGTTGCAGTGTTGGTCCCTTCAGCTAATTAATTGCTTTGCCTTTAAACATGAATTTCTTCCTACCATATGCAAACCTGAATTTCTGATAAAATTACCTGGCATGTGGGGTGGACTTGTGAATGAAAATTCACCAGCTGGTATTGGCTTATTAAGAACAATTTGTCATCAAAAGCTTGGTAGGGGACCTGTTGCCAGTTGCCCTGGTATTATTGACGCATTGTGTAATATTGCTCGCTCTTCAGATGACTGGCAGTATATGGCTATTGATTGTCTTCTATGGTTGCTTCAAGATCCCAATACATGTCACAAGGTGAAACTTTCTCAACTTTGGACTGGCATCTTGCTCGGTTTTTCGTATATGTTGTTGAGCTTGTTTAACACTAAGGAATACTAGAGATTTGTCTCAGAAAGAATGCATTGATTAACATGTCAGTGAAAGTTGATTCTTTCTTATGCCTTGAACTAACATAAattcaattaaagaaaaatggaaaaaaaagtaaaagccTCCTTCACCTTCAGATCTATCACGTTGCATTCCTCTTATTTGTATTCCTCCTTGGTTAAAATGGCTTTTCAATATCTCTAATTTCACTTGCAAATTTCATCGAAAGTTGAGAGGTCTAACGAGGAAAATTTTCTGGATGACATGATTTCTGAATACAACAAGAATGGTAATCGGATGAGAAGGaaataaaaaatggttttatttaagttttttggtTTTTATGTCAGTTTCTTTGGAGCATCTATAAACAGGTGACTTAAAACTCGTTAGTACTTCCCTTCATTAGTGTGCCTTTTGGTTCTTGTCTATACACCAATGAATTTGTGAAGTGTAAACTGGATGTATACTAACAAtgccttgtgtccaaagaattatTCCGTTTTAAATTTATTGGAAGGGCTTCATGTTTTCATTTATTCATTCAAGCTCCAATTGCTAGAGATTATGACTATAAGTTTGTATCATTTGAATATTGTAAATTGATTTCTGGGTTTGATAAGGCCTTGGCGTATATTGTGTAGGTGATTGATAAAGTGGTGCCTGTATTAGTTGATCTTGCGGAGATTACAACTCTGGGTGATCACAAAAAGCTCGGTGATTCAATTGTTAGTGTTCTTCAAGAGTGCATCCAATCTCAAGGGTCAGGTCGAAGCTCAATTAGTAGTCGTACTAAAGAACAGATTGAGGATATATTAAATTCAAAGCAGAGATTGAAGTGGGAAAAGAATATGCCCAAGGAAGATCTACATATTAAGCAAGCCGCAGCTCTGGTTGTCAAGCTTGAAGGAAATTCCTTGTTCTCATCTGGAAATATTTCTGGAGCTGCATCAAAATATTCTGAAGCATTGTCATTGTGTCCTATGAGATCCAGGAAGGAGAGAGTTGTTCTATATAGTAATCGGGCTCAATGCCATCTTTTGCTGCAACAACCTTTGACTGCCATTAGTGATGCTACCCGTGCACTATGTCTCCATAAACCTGTCAATCGCCATGCCAAAAGCCTCTGGAGACGAGCACAAGCTAATGACATGCTTGGATTAGCGAAAGAGAGTTTGTTAGAtgctattttatttataaacgaGTGTTCTCAGTCAAATGATCCTGATCTTTCATTGAGGCAAAATAAAGTTCCAGATTATGCAGAGCGTTTAGTTAAGAAGCAGATGCGTGCTGCTTGGTTATTCCGAGAGGCAGCTGTTAAGCATGGTGGGGTCCATAGTCAGGGTGATGGTGGTGATATGTATGGCCCAGAGACTGATGATTCTGAATGGGAGACAGCTAGTGAAAGTGATATAGGAAATGATGGAAGGGATGATATGGGCGATGATGACGATGGTGATTGGAATAATGATGAGAGTAAAGCCTATGACAAACCTTCAATGAAAGGTATTTTTATTACAACTTTCCTATTTCTGTGCTTTATCTTTAATTTCCATTATTGcttgttatttatattttgattttgggAACTGGAATTGGCTAATAAACAGTGTgcattttaaattaatgtaaaaaaaaataggtcCTATCAACTTGAAATATAGATATGCAAATTCTTTTGGATGACATTGTCCCACTCTAAAGGAACCTACTGTCTGTTTGGTTTAGTTTAGGTATGTGGTGGAGTTGTATGTTGGGTTCATGCATACCATAATCTGTATCTCGATTTTGTTTAGATTTCTTGAAAAGAATAAGTTCCTACCTGATTGCAAACTGGATAGTTATGATAGTTCATACGTGGCTCTGGATTTTCGGTTTTAGTTAGGATAGTGGACAAATTGGTGCAAACTGCCAGCTTTCATTTGTTTGTAATATCATCTGGCATCCCTTCTTAACCATGATCATCCACCGAAAACTTGTGGTATAAGCCAGACTTCCTGTACTTGCCTTGCTACTAGTATGATGCAACCATTGAACAGTTCAGCTGATTGCCCATTTTAGAATGTCAGGATTTATACACATGCAAAAGAGTAAATTTGATTGAGTAGGTTGTACTTACACcctatatataaaaagaaaaaagagagtagTTGGATAAAGATAATATGCCAGCCAAACCCGTAATATTAAACCACATGAGTTTTTTAATTACTGAATGGGATTTCTCTCTCCAATGCATATTGACCTGAAGGGAGcagtaaaaatattcatatattatatGTGGCATGTTTTTGCAAATGGTGTGTAattttcaaaagtttggttTCCTCCAGATATAAAGCATGGATACAATGTGCAACTTGCGGAAGAAGAACCTTGACATAGAAATCCTTGCATTTAGTGCAATATTTCTCTGGCACGAATGAAGCAGGGTTGGATGCTGTGACTATTCTTACTCTACATGTGGgcttttaaaagagaaaattcCCAACTTAAGTGACGGGTTGAAAGTGATGACTGAGTTTTTGGTCTTACTATTATTTGAGgttgatattttatataaagtTTTCCATGTTCCATATTTGTTCTCCCTATTTTTCTTGTCAAGTGTAAAAATCGAAGATTTTTAGTTTGGAGAACTGCATAGCGTTGGAGGATGTGAAGTTTTTTTTCTTCCGGAGGTTTGTGTATATAAACTCTTTGTGCTTATGCTTTATTTGGGTCTGTTTccactattatttttattacagaTTGCCTCGTAAGCTTGTCCATGTTATATTTTCTTGCACTACAGAAATTGGTTTTTAAACCTAACGGTGTCTGCGggataagatttttttaaccaaTGTGAAGCAATTGTTGCAAACAGTTTTACAAAATGTTCTGTTTGTgctgaaattatttttttaattttacatttatattgTCAAAAATCACTTATAAGTTTCTTTGGATGAATTCAGtaagtatttttaaaagaatatagTCGGAAGCAaagatttaaataattattttcttaaattaatttagGTAAACCTTTAT
The sequence above is a segment of the Phaseolus vulgaris cultivar G19833 chromosome 2, P. vulgaris v2.0, whole genome shotgun sequence genome. Coding sequences within it:
- the LOC137812315 gene encoding uncharacterized protein, whose translation is MDKVSSDCPYPGCFFCVMKEGNPSKRRASVLKFFRELPCQDDDGQVLPISGLWNTAMAHPNDPEFIELGIFECMSALIWKGLKNRRWLSHDQNIYIPYYAAHIIGSYTMNMEEFAESAVHAGVIPPLVELLRGRLTWVEQRVAVRALGHLATYASTFPAIASNGEILELSIQLAMSSLEIVYSHFYQYVDRRLSYHCDLLTRGMGGVEMESRKAEEWASQLQCWSLQLINCFAFKHEFLPTICKPEFLIKLPGMWGGLVNENSPAGIGLLRTICHQKLGRGPVASCPGIIDALCNIARSSDDWQYMAIDCLLWLLQDPNTCHKVIDKVVPVLVDLAEITTLGDHKKLGDSIVSVLQECIQSQGSGRSSISSRTKEQIEDILNSKQRLKWEKNMPKEDLHIKQAAALVVKLEGNSLFSSGNISGAASKYSEALSLCPMRSRKERVVLYSNRAQCHLLLQQPLTAISDATRALCLHKPVNRHAKSLWRRAQANDMLGLAKESLLDAILFINECSQSNDPDLSLRQNKVPDYAERLVKKQMRAAWLFREAAVKHGGVHSQGDGGDMYGPETDDSEWETASESDIGNDGRDDMGDDDDGDWNNDESKAYDKPSMKDIKHGYNVQLAEEEP